The following nucleotide sequence is from Acyrthosiphon pisum isolate AL4f chromosome A2, pea_aphid_22Mar2018_4r6ur, whole genome shotgun sequence.
CCTGGCCAGTGGCCATCACTAGCCAGTACATCCTCGACCCTCTCTTCGACTTGCTCTTCTGCCGGCGTCTCACTCGTCTTGTCATGTACATCTACTTCAATATCAGCCTCAACATACGTGACCAACTTTTCGTCGACTTTTGTCTCGGCGACCGTAGTCTCGTCGACTTCTGTTTCGGCGACCATCGTCGGGACATCTCCGCCGGCCTTCGTGTCCGGCGTTACCTCGTCGATGAACACAGCGTCCATGATCTCTTCCAGGAGAGTGGTTATGACGTCTTCAATTGTCCTGTCTTCCTCGTCGACGAATGCATTGGTCGACGAGGGTATCTATAAGTGTTCTTAATAATTCGTCGATGTTAATTTCGCTACGGGCATCCATAGTTGACGGTTTTAAGTTGATCACGGTTGACAGAAGTAAAGCAAGTTGTATATACAGTTGGAGAAAAAATTGCAAatgaatacttaattataaaaacactcTCGGTCTAAACAGTcattgaaaaatacaaacattcacCAGACGACGGATACGACACCGTTTATTATTAGTCAGCGAGTACAGCCGCGTCGTTCTTTTTGCGGCAATCGTTCGGGTTTCGAACTCGCTTATTTTGCCaaacatcattattattgatgtacaattaatacattCGCGTAGGTAGGCCtggcacctatataatattatatttttacgaggattcgtttttttataattgttgagctatcatagtttaaactaatagctaataaaaaaaaaaaaacaaggatTCAAACTcgttttataggtacctacttttagtTATACTTTTAGTTGTAAGTGTTATTAGATTCTGGGCGGAACGACGAATGTATcaattttacaatgacgtgtgttttttttgagTATATGTGTACACGTTTTAtagtagtaaaaatgcttcggtTTTCGAGTTTATGGTTGACGTCTGATAGTGTTTAGATTAtggttaaaatatgaaaataatataactaatattagaaAAGCAGAGcatatgatacaaaataaattactctaGTAAATCATTTGGTCAAAATTCGTGGGTTATTTAGGTCCCAACTCCCAAGTCCTTCAATTTAATGCCAACagacataaatatgtatattatatattatatattattatattctaacacCGGAAATCTTAAATTCTATactgtgattatattatattNNNNNNNNNNNNNNNNNNNNNNNNNNNNNNNNNNNNNNNNNNNNNNNNNNNNNNNNNNNNNNNNNNNNNNNNNNNNNNNNNNNNNNNNNNNNNNNNNNNNNNNNNNNNNNNNNNNNNNNNNNNNNNNNNNNNNNNNNNNNNNNNNNNNNNNNNNNNNNNNNNNNNNNNNNNNNNNNNNNNNNNNNNNNNNNNNNNNNNNNNNNNNNNNNNNNNNNNNNNNNNNNNNNNNNNNNNNNNNNNNNNNNNNNNNNNNNNNNNNNNNNNNNNNNNNNNNNNNNNNNNNNNNNNNNNNNNNNNNNNNNNNNNNNNNNNNNNNNNNNNNNNNNNNNNNNNNNNNNNNNNNNNNNNNNNNNNNNNNNNNNNNNNNNNNNNNNNNNNNNNNNNNNNNNNNNNNNNNNNNNNNNNNNNNNNNNNNNNNNNNNNNNNNNNNNNNNNNNNNNNNNNNNNNNNNNNNNNNNNNNNNNNNNNNNNNNNNNNNNNNNNNNNNNNNNNNNNNNNNNNNNNNNNNNNNNNNNNNNNNNNNNNNNNNNNNNNNNNNNNNNNNNNNNNNNNNNNNNNNNNNNNNNNNNNNNNNNNNNNNNNNNNNNNNNNNNNNNNNNNNNNNNNNNNNNNNNNNNNNNNNNNNNNNNNNNNNNNNNNNNNNNNNNNNNNNNNNNNNNNNNNNNNNNNNNNNNNNNNNNNNNNNNNNNNNNNNNNNNNNNNNNNNNNNNNNNNNNNNNNNNNNNNNNNNNNNNNNNNNNNNNNNNNNNNNNNNNNNNNNNNNNNNNNNNNNNNNNNNNNNNNNNNNNNNNNNNNNNNNNNNNNNNNNNNNNNNNNNNNNNNNNNNNNNNNNNNNNNNNNNNNNNNNNNNNNNNNNNNNNNNNNNNNNNNNNNNNNNNNNNNNNNNNNNNNNNNNNNNNNNNNNNNNNNNNNNNNNNNNNNNNNNNNNNNNNNNNNNNNNNNNNNNNNNNNNNNNNNNNNNNNNNNNNNNNNNNNNNNNNNNNNNNNNNNNNNNNNNNNNNNNNNNNNNNNNNNNNNNNNNNNNNNNNNNNNNNNNNNNNNNNNNNNNNNNNNNNNNNNNNNNNNNNNNNNNNNNNNNNNNNNNNNNNNNNNNNNNNNNNNNNNNNNNNNNNNNNNNNNNNNNNNNNNNNNNNNNNNNNNNNNNNNNNNNNNNNNNNNNNNNNNNNNNNNNNNNNNNNNNNNNNNNNNNNNNNNNNNNNNNNNNNNNNNNNNNNNNNNNNNNNNNNNNNNNNNNNNNNNNNNNNNNNNNNNNNNNNNNNNNNNNNNNNNNNNNNNNNNNNNNNNNNNNNNNNNNNNNNNNNNNNNNNNNNNNNNNNNNNNNNNNNNNNNNNNNNNNNNNNNNNNNNNNNNNNNNNNNNNNNNNNNNNNNNNNNNNNNNNNNNNNNNNNNNNNNNNNNNNNNNNNNNNNNNNNNNNNNNNNNNNNNNNNNNNNNNNNNNNNNNNNNNNNNNNNNNNNNNNNNNNNNNNNNNNNNNNNNNNNNNNNNNNNNNNNNNNNNNNNNNNNNNNNNNNNNNNNNNNNNNNNNNNNNNNNNNNNNNNNNNNNNNNNNNNNNNNNNNNNNNNNNNNNNNNNNNNNNNNNNNNNNNNNNNNNNNNNNNNNNNNNNNNNNNNNNNNNNNNNNNNNNNNNNNNNNNNNNNNNNNNNNNNNNNNNNNNNNNNNNNNNNNNNNNNNNNNNNNNNNNNNNNNNNNNNNNNNNNNNNNNNNNNNNNNNNNNNNNNNNNNNNNNNNNNNNNNNNNNNNNNNNNNNNNNNNNNNNNNNNNNNNNNNNNNNNNNNNNNNNNNNNNNNNNNNNNNNNNNNNNNNNNNNNNNNNNNNNNNNNNNNNNNNNNNNNNNNNNNNNNNNNNNNNNNNNNNNNNNNNNNNNNNNNNNNNNNNNNNNNNNNNNNNNNNNNNNNNNNNNNNNNNNNNNNNNNNNNNNNNNNNNNNNNNNNNNNNNNNNNNNNNNNNNNNNNNNNNNNNNNNNNNNNNNNNNNNNNNNNNNNNNNNNNNNNNNNNNNNNNNNNNNNNNNNNNNNNNNNNNNNNNNNNNNNNNNNNNNNNNNNNNNNNNNNNNNNNNNNNNNNNNNNNNNNNNNNNNNNNNNNNNNNNNNNNNNNNNNNNNNNNNNNNNNNNNNNNNNNNNNNNNNNNNNNNNNNNNNNNNNNNNNNNNNNNNNNNNNNNNNNNNNNNNNNNNNNNNNNNNNNNNNNNNNNNNNNNNNNNNNNNNNNNNNNNNNNNNNNNNNNNNNNNNNNNNNNNNNNNNNNNNNNNNNNNNNNNNNNNNNNNNNNNNNNNNNNNNNNNNNNNNNNNNNNNNNNNNNNNNNNNNNNNNNNNNNNNNNNNNNNNNNNNNNNNNNNNNNNNNNNNNNNNNNNNNNNNNNNNNNNNNNNNNNNNNNNNNNNNNNNNNNNNNNNNNNNNNNNNNNNNNNNNNNNNNNNNNNNNNNNNNNNNNNNNNNNNNNNNNNNNNNNNNNNNNNNNNNNNNNNNNNNNNNNNNNNNNNNNNNNNNNNNNNNNNNNNNNNNNNNNNNNNNNNNNNNNNNNNNNNNNNNNNNNNNNNNNNNNNNNNNNNNNNNNNNNNNNNNNNNNNNNNNNNNNNNNNNNNNNNNNNNNNNNNNNNNNNNNNNNNNNNNNNNNNNNNNNNNNNNNNNNNNNNNNNNNNNNNNNNNNNNNNNNNNNNNNNNNNNNNNNNNNNNNNNNNNNNNNNNNNNNNNNNNNNNNNNNNNNNNNNNNNNNNNNNNNNNNNNNNNNNNNNNNNNNNNNNNNNNNNNNNNNNNNNNNNNNNNNNNNNNNNNNNNNNNNNNNNNNNNNNNNNNNNNNNNNNNNNNNNNNNNNNNNNNNNNNNNNNNNNNNNNNNNNNNNNNNNNNNNNNNNNNNNNNNNNNNNNNNNNNNNNNNNNNNNNNNNNNNNNNNNNNNNNNNNNNNNNNNNNNNNNNNNNNNNNNNNNNNNNNNNNNNNNNNNNNNNNNNNNNNNNNNNNNNNNNNNNNNNNNNNNNNNNNNNNNNNNNNNNNNNNNNNNNNNNNNNNNNNNNNNNNNNNNNNNNNNNNNNNNNNNNNNNNNNNNNNNNNNNNNNNNNNNNNNNNNNNNNNNNNNNNNNNNNNNNNNNNNNNNNNNNNNNNNNNNNNNNNNNNNNNNNNNNNNNNNNNNNNNNNNNNNNNNNNNNNNNNNNNNNNNNNNNNNNNNNNNNNNNNNNNNNNNNNNNNNNNNNNNNNNNNNNNNNNNNNNNNNNNNNNNNNNNNNNNNNNNNNNNNNNNNNNNNNNNNNNNNNNNNNNNNNNNNNNNNNNNNNNNNNNNNNNNNNNNNNNNNNNNNNNNNNNNNNNNNNNNNNNNNNNNNNNNNNNNNNNNNNNNNNNNNNNNNNNNNNNNNNNNNNNNNNNNNNNNNNNNNNNNNNNNNNNNNNNNNNNNNNNNNNNNNNNNNNNNNNNNNNNNNNNNNNNNNNNNNNNNNNNNNNNNNNNNNNNNNNNNNNNNNNNNNNNNNNNNNNNNNNNNNNNNNNNNNNNNNNNNNNNNNNNNNNNNNNNNNNNNNNNNNNNNNNNNNNNNNNNNNNNNNNNNNNNNNNNNNNNNNNNNNNNNNNNNNNNNNNNNNNNNNNNNNNNNNNNNNNNNNNNNNNNNNNNNNNNNNNNNNNNNNNNNNNNNNNNNNNNNNNNNNNNNNNNNNNNNNNNNNNNNNNNNNNNNNNNNNNNNNNNNNNNNNNNNNNNNNNNNNNNNNNNNNNNNNNNNNNNNNNNNNNNNNNNNNNNNNNNNNNNNNNNNNNNNNNNNNNNNNNNNNNNNNNNNNNNNNNNNNNNNNNNNNNNNNNNNNNNNNNNNNNNNNNNNNNNNNNNNNNNNNNNNNNNNNNNNNNNNNNNNNNNNNNNNNNNNNNNNNNNNNNNNNNNNNNNNNNNNNNNNNNNNNNNNNNNNNNNNNNNNNNNNNNNNNNNNNNNNNNNNNNNNNNNNNNNNNNNNNNNNNNNNNNNNNNNNNNNNNNNNNNNNNNNNNNNNNNNNNNNNNNNNNNNNNNNNNNNNNNNNNNNNNNNNNNNNNNNNNNNNNNNNNNNNNNNNNNNNNNNNNNNNNNNNNNNNNNNNNNNNNNNNNNNNNNNNNNNNNNNNNNNNNNNNNNNNNNNNNNNNNNNNNNNNNNNNNNNNNNNNNNNNNNNNNNNNNNNNNNNNNNNNNNNNNNNNNNNNNNNNNNNNNNNNNNNNNNNNNNNNNNNNNNNNNNNNNNNNNNNNNNNNNNNNNNNNNNNNNNNNNNNNNNNNNNNNNNNNNNNNNNNNNNNNNNNNNNNNNNNNNNNNNNNNNNNNNNNNNNNNNNNNNNNNNNNNNNNNNNNNNNNNNNNNNNNNNNNNNNNNNNNNNNNNNNNNNNNNNNNNNNNNNNNNNNNNNNNNNNNNNNNNNNNNNNNNNNNNNNNNNNNNNNNNNNNNNNNNNNNNNNNNNNNNNNNNNNNNNNNNNNNNNNNNNNNNNNNNNNNNNNNNNNNNNNNNNNNNNNNNNNNNNNNNNNNNNNNNNNNNNNNNNNNNNNNNNNNNNNNNNNNNNNNNNNNNNNNNNNNNNNNaaaatctaaaggtaagattattatctagacaacctcatgagtcatgagctttttattatatttttattttaaagcgagctatgagtattttaaaattgtaaattgtttgtttattttaaagtaatcataactcgcttaaaaattaaaatataatgaaaatctcatgaggttgtctagataataatcttatctttagattttataagaggtcaatttactctaatgtttaagctaacggagctacacgtgttctgctttgagtataatttgctatgttatgcacttgtaagacggagacaacacaagcgggtatcacgtcctcttaagaactTGTGATTTATCacaatattgtaggtaggtacttacaatcgGTGCAAAATCGTCAATTTCGATATTAAAATTCAacatcaacttaaaaaaaaaaatcgtcacaGAATCATCAGACcgaataattgaaaatgtcatatgcctatataataaatgaaatcaaaatcaacatgagtcaaaatgttttaaaaattattcggtGTAAGGcacgtacacaaaaaaaaattcgggGGGGTTGAACTTCCAAAACATCCCCTGTATAAGTTCCCGGCCACCcgggtatatagaaaatgcaaatataaacattcagtgaacatttcacGTATCTGCCGTCATTTTTTAGAGTTAAAGACGTTTTgtttaaaacacatttaaaacatcacaaaaaaacatattgatttCGTTTGAAACGTTCAAAACACgttttaattatagatactcTATGGAATATGGTAAATAAAATTCCATGCTGATGGATACCGGTGATAACGTAGATCTGATAAGGTTGAGTGTttatattctgtgataatatagTGGTGTACTGATAAATTGGCTTTTAAGTTAAAGTTATAACGTTCTTATACTTTTATGttccaaaacaaaatattcccTGCACTTcataacaatacatataaattaacataattgtaatacaattttaaaacatggttgatatcaaatattatacaacaattttatcTCAAACGTTTTCTCCTTGTGGGAACTATTTGATTACCGGTAATAATTATGGAATTTTAACCGTCTACAAGTAAGTTATAAgactaataattactaaattattaaataacacttCTGAATTAAATGTAATCActggtttttattaatatttttattttacacttttagtCTAAAAAATGAATTGCAGTCGGGAAACGACTTCAAAGATCAAAATTTGTCAGTTGGCGGTCGATCTTATGAATTTGAGATGATACGTAAAATGCAAATAAACAGCATGGAATCTGgcgaaaaatttttaataattggtgGTGTTGGACTCATTGTAGGAGTGGATTGGGATACcattatcgacaataattttggCGAAAACTCAAAAGTCGAACCCCTCAGTATTAGTTGGAGTATTAATATTCCATCGCCCAAGTAAAGATtacagataaataataattagttctgTTTAGATCGTAGCCATAGAATGTGTTCTATGTCATAGCTTATgctataaacattttagaactgttcaaactattttggtatctacattgattataaatactagtattccACCATACATTAGCTttgattttaactatttaaatataataatttgaattattgtttgtaaactATTTTAGGGATTCAATGTTAACTATAGacgtaaattgtttaatattaaacaaagagGATAATGTCTTATATGCAGGTTGTGGCGACAATACTGTTTATGCCTTTAATTTAGAATGTGGTGATGTTATGCAGAAATTAGAAGGGCACAGTGATTTTATTCATTCCAttgataaattgtaatacaaatgatcatattattattactttattttatgcatgtaatatatatttctaacaTATAATTCTAG
It contains:
- the LOC100162556 gene encoding THO complex subunit 6, whose amino-acid sequence is MVDIKYYTTILSQTFSPCGNYLITGNNYGILTVYNLKNELQSGNDFKDQNLSVGGRSYEFEMIRKMQINSMESGEKFLIIGGVGLIVGVDWDTIIDNNFGENSKVEPLSISWSINIPSPKDSMLTIDVNCLILNKEDNVLYAGCGDNTVYAFNLECGDVMQKLEGHSDFIHSIDKLDDTIVSASEDGSVMFWDVRSKDYSSKIIPSSNPEIKRPNLGNWIGSVTITKDWMLCGGGTKLSLWNRSMAAPMTVYNCVEDSGIHVTKLMDETLYAGGCSKYFYQLSFTDEILCKIETSPVTVFSCVNQENPFKVTCLAGSSYKIDICTNLNYKMTTLGI